In Bacillus cereus ATCC 14579, a single window of DNA contains:
- the glpF gene encoding glycerol uptake facilitator protein GlpF → MSAFLGELIGTALLIVLGGGVCAGVSLKKSFAKDSGWIVITMGWGLAVAVAAYAVGSISGAHLNPALTIGLAFKGAFPWSDVPGYIVAQMIGAIIGAVIVYLHYLPHWKETEDPGTKLGVFATGPAIPNTFANLLSEMIGTFVLVFGILAIGANKFADGLNPFIVGFLIVSIGLSLGGTTGYAINPARDLGPRIAHFFLPIAGKGGSNWKYAWIPVVGPILGGSLAGLFHQVVFEGKQNSALIYVIIATVIVLAISYMTSKKSGSNTNSRKVA, encoded by the coding sequence ATGTCAGCATTTTTAGGAGAGTTAATAGGGACTGCGTTGTTAATCGTACTTGGTGGCGGCGTTTGTGCTGGTGTAAGTTTAAAGAAATCGTTTGCGAAAGATTCAGGTTGGATTGTTATTACAATGGGCTGGGGCTTAGCAGTAGCGGTTGCAGCGTATGCGGTTGGATCAATTAGTGGGGCACATTTGAATCCAGCTTTAACGATAGGATTAGCATTTAAGGGAGCGTTCCCATGGAGCGACGTACCAGGTTATATCGTAGCACAAATGATTGGGGCAATTATCGGGGCAGTTATCGTATATTTACATTACTTACCACACTGGAAAGAAACAGAAGATCCAGGAACAAAGTTAGGTGTATTTGCAACAGGTCCAGCAATTCCGAACACATTTGCAAACCTTTTAAGTGAAATGATTGGAACATTCGTTTTAGTATTTGGTATATTAGCAATTGGTGCAAATAAATTTGCAGATGGATTAAATCCATTTATCGTAGGTTTCTTAATTGTAAGTATTGGTTTATCATTAGGTGGGACAACAGGATACGCAATTAACCCAGCGCGTGATTTAGGTCCGCGTATCGCACACTTCTTCCTTCCGATTGCAGGAAAAGGCGGTTCAAACTGGAAGTATGCATGGATTCCAGTAGTTGGTCCAATTTTAGGTGGATCACTTGCAGGTTTATTCCATCAAGTTGTATTTGAAGGAAAACAAAATTCAGCACTTATTTATGTGATTATCGCAACTGTGATTGTACTAGCAATCTCTTATATGACAAGTAAAAAAAGCGGAAGCAATACAAATAGTAGAAAAGTAGCATAA
- the glpK gene encoding glycerol kinase GlpK: MKKYILSLDQGTTSSRAILFNKKGEIVHSAQKEFTQHFPKPGWVEHNAQEIWGSILAVIATCLSEADVKPEQIAGIGITNQRETTVVWDKTTSKPIYNAIVWQSRQTAEICDELKEKGYSEMVREKTGLLIDAYFSGTKVKWILDNVEGAREKAENGDLLFGTIDSWLVWKLSGGKAHVTDYSNASRTLMFNIHDLQWDDELLEMLTVPKSMLPEVRPSSEIYGETIDYHFFGQNVPIAGVAGDQQAALFGQACFGEGMAKNTYGTGCFMLMNTGEKAVASEHGLLTTIAWGIDGKVNYALEGSIFVAGSAIQWLRDGMRMFKDASESEVYASRVESTDGVYVVPAFVGLGTPYWDSEVRGAMFGVTRGTTKEHFIRATLESLAYQTKDVLCAMEADSGIELKTLRVDGGAVKNNFLMKFQSDILDVPVERPVINETTALGAAYLAGLAVGYWKNQDEIKEQWHMDKRFEPTMEAKTSEELYAGWKKAIEATKAFK, from the coding sequence ATGAAAAAATATATTCTTTCATTAGACCAAGGAACAACAAGCTCACGCGCAATTCTTTTCAATAAAAAAGGTGAAATTGTTCATTCAGCTCAAAAAGAGTTTACACAACATTTTCCAAAGCCAGGCTGGGTAGAGCATAATGCACAAGAAATTTGGGGATCTATTTTAGCAGTTATCGCAACTTGCTTAAGCGAAGCGGATGTAAAACCAGAACAAATCGCTGGTATCGGTATTACGAACCAACGTGAAACAACGGTTGTATGGGATAAAACAACTAGTAAACCAATTTACAACGCAATCGTATGGCAATCTCGCCAAACAGCTGAAATTTGTGATGAGTTAAAAGAAAAAGGTTATAGCGAAATGGTTCGCGAAAAAACAGGTCTTTTAATTGATGCATACTTCTCTGGTACGAAAGTAAAATGGATTTTAGATAACGTTGAAGGTGCAAGAGAAAAAGCAGAAAACGGCGATCTATTATTCGGAACAATTGATTCGTGGCTTGTATGGAAACTATCTGGTGGTAAAGCACACGTAACAGATTACTCAAACGCATCACGTACGTTAATGTTTAACATTCACGACTTACAGTGGGATGATGAGCTTCTAGAAATGTTAACAGTACCAAAGAGCATGCTTCCAGAAGTGCGTCCATCATCTGAAATTTACGGAGAAACAATTGATTATCACTTCTTCGGCCAAAATGTACCGATTGCAGGTGTAGCTGGTGACCAACAAGCAGCATTATTTGGACAAGCTTGTTTCGGTGAAGGTATGGCGAAAAATACTTACGGAACTGGTTGTTTCATGTTAATGAACACTGGTGAAAAAGCAGTAGCTTCTGAGCACGGTCTATTAACAACAATTGCATGGGGAATAGATGGTAAAGTAAACTACGCATTAGAAGGAAGTATTTTCGTAGCGGGTTCTGCAATTCAATGGTTACGTGACGGAATGCGCATGTTTAAAGATGCAAGTGAGAGTGAAGTGTATGCGAGTCGCGTTGAATCAACTGACGGTGTATACGTTGTACCAGCATTCGTTGGACTAGGAACACCTTATTGGGATAGTGAAGTACGCGGCGCTATGTTTGGTGTAACGCGCGGTACGACGAAAGAGCATTTCATTCGTGCAACGCTAGAATCTTTAGCTTACCAAACGAAAGACGTATTATGCGCAATGGAAGCAGATTCAGGTATTGAGCTGAAAACATTACGCGTTGATGGCGGAGCAGTTAAAAATAACTTCTTAATGAAGTTCCAAAGTGATATTTTAGATGTTCCTGTAGAGCGTCCAGTAATCAACGAAACAACGGCTCTAGGTGCAGCATACTTAGCTGGTCTTGCGGTTGGATATTGGAAAAACCAAGATGAAATTAAAGAACAGTGGCATATGGACAAACGCTTTGAACCAACGATGGAAGCGAAAACAAGCGAAGAGCTATATGCTGGATGGAAAAAAGCAATTGAAGCAACAAAAGCTTTCAAATAA
- the glpD gene encoding aerobic glycerol-3-phosphate dehydrogenase has product MKFSSKQRKDVLNGVNKQELDVIVIGGGITGSGIALDGATRGLSTIVFEMQDFAAGTSSRSTKLVHGGLRYLKQLEVKMVAEVGKERAIVYENGPHVTTPEWMLLPFHTGGTFGSFSTSIGLRVYDFLAGVKRSERRKMFNREETLNKEPLVKKEGLKGGGYYVEYRTDDARLTIEVMKEAIEHGAKAVNYAKVDSFLYKDGKVCGVRVIDLLDGEVYEVYGKKIVNAAGPWVDTLREKDNSKKGKVLQLSKGVHLVIDQKRFPLGQAIYFDTPDKRMVFAIPRGGKTYVGTTDTFYDKDAAVPQMTTEDRTYIINAINYMFPSVKITEKDIESSWAGVRPLIYEEGKSASEISRKDEIWTSESGLITIAGGKLTGYRKMAEMVVDYVTNLLQKEGHSAYPKSDTKHMPISGGHVDGSHGFPAFVAKKAGEGTKYGLTTAQAEEFAKFYGSNVDVLFDLAKKHKEEAKEYNMPLDVLIPLVYAMDYEMTAKPVDFFVRRRGAVFFNIHWVYEWKEAVINYMAAKLGWSKEEQMKYTAELEKALTDAVIPVDQQEQAAALA; this is encoded by the coding sequence ATGAAATTTTCAAGTAAACAACGTAAAGACGTATTAAACGGAGTAAATAAACAAGAGTTAGATGTGATCGTAATTGGTGGAGGTATTACTGGTTCTGGTATTGCATTAGATGGAGCAACACGCGGGTTATCAACAATTGTGTTTGAAATGCAGGACTTTGCAGCAGGTACATCAAGTCGTTCAACGAAGCTTGTACACGGTGGTCTACGTTATTTAAAACAACTTGAAGTGAAAATGGTAGCAGAGGTGGGGAAAGAGCGTGCGATCGTATATGAGAACGGTCCCCATGTAACAACACCAGAGTGGATGTTACTTCCGTTCCATACAGGCGGTACGTTCGGATCATTTAGTACATCAATTGGTCTTCGTGTATACGACTTCTTAGCAGGTGTAAAACGAAGCGAGCGCAGAAAGATGTTTAACCGTGAAGAAACGCTAAACAAAGAGCCTCTTGTAAAAAAAGAAGGATTAAAAGGCGGCGGTTACTACGTAGAATATCGTACAGATGATGCGCGTCTTACAATTGAAGTAATGAAAGAAGCAATTGAGCATGGTGCGAAAGCTGTTAACTACGCAAAAGTAGACAGTTTCTTATATAAAGATGGAAAAGTATGTGGTGTACGTGTAATCGATTTACTAGACGGAGAAGTATACGAAGTTTACGGTAAGAAAATTGTAAACGCAGCTGGCCCTTGGGTAGATACACTTCGTGAAAAAGATAACTCGAAAAAAGGAAAAGTACTTCAGTTATCAAAAGGTGTTCACTTAGTAATTGATCAAAAACGTTTCCCATTAGGTCAAGCGATTTACTTCGATACACCAGATAAACGTATGGTGTTCGCGATTCCTCGCGGAGGAAAAACATACGTAGGTACAACAGATACGTTCTATGATAAAGACGCAGCTGTACCACAAATGACAACAGAAGATCGCACATACATCATTAATGCGATTAACTACATGTTCCCAAGCGTGAAAATTACAGAGAAAGACATTGAATCAAGCTGGGCTGGTGTTCGTCCGTTAATTTATGAAGAAGGTAAGAGCGCATCTGAAATTTCTCGTAAAGATGAAATTTGGACTTCTGAATCTGGTTTAATTACAATCGCAGGTGGTAAATTAACTGGATACCGCAAAATGGCTGAAATGGTAGTAGACTATGTAACGAACTTACTACAAAAAGAAGGTCATAGCGCATATCCGAAGAGCGACACGAAACATATGCCAATCTCTGGTGGACATGTAGATGGTTCACACGGATTCCCAGCATTCGTTGCGAAAAAAGCTGGCGAAGGTACGAAATATGGTTTAACAACAGCACAAGCAGAAGAATTCGCGAAATTCTACGGCTCTAACGTTGATGTACTGTTCGACTTAGCGAAAAAACATAAAGAAGAAGCGAAAGAATACAACATGCCGCTTGACGTTCTAATCCCACTTGTATACGCAATGGATTACGAAATGACAGCAAAACCAGTTGACTTCTTCGTACGCCGCAGAGGCGCTGTATTCTTCAACATCCACTGGGTATACGAGTGGAAAGAAGCAGTAATCAACTACATGGCTGCGAAACTAGGCTGGAGCAAAGAAGAACAAATGAAATATACAGCTGAACTAGAAAAAGCACTAACAGACGCTGTAATTCCTGTAGATCAACAAGAACAGGCAGCTGCGTTAGCGTAA
- a CDS encoding PadR family transcriptional regulator — MDKEILKGSIDILLLSIIAKRDTYGYEIAQSLKDASEDLYSMGQGTLYPALKRLEKKEFLESYWNESENGMKRKFYTITDKGKKELQKKVNSWESVTALIQACQKGVIYE; from the coding sequence TTGGACAAAGAAATCTTGAAGGGAAGTATAGATATTTTATTACTTTCTATCATTGCAAAACGTGATACATACGGATACGAAATAGCTCAAAGTTTAAAGGATGCAAGTGAAGATTTGTATAGTATGGGACAGGGAACTTTGTATCCTGCTTTAAAGAGATTAGAGAAAAAGGAGTTTCTTGAATCTTATTGGAATGAATCTGAGAATGGGATGAAAAGGAAATTCTATACTATTACAGATAAAGGGAAAAAAGAATTGCAGAAGAAAGTGAACTCTTGGGAGAGTGTAACAGCATTAATTCAAGCTTGTCAGAAAGGAGTTATTTATGAGTGA
- a CDS encoding VanZ family protein produces MSEFDEYIKSILAYSELSDIEQDELFLEMYDHLNSLKEEYMEQGMNEKEAIYKAIQSFGESKVIGVEINKSVYEVPRPLKVLSKILCIPYIIICFIVFLGTFISTSTFDSVRSLTGGGTVYHPIEFWQQFLHISDLETLLQLFGITLWQVKDFIAHPGPWGNSTYWLSVLQHIILVVPFGFFVPVLINKVTNYKKARKWYVMTFLVWEILHLLTLSDVFDVWQIAINMLGASVGYLLFISIMQLDNKFRVMRKKIFEN; encoded by the coding sequence ATGAGTGAATTTGATGAGTATATTAAGTCTATTTTAGCCTATTCAGAACTTAGTGATATTGAACAGGATGAGCTATTTCTAGAAATGTATGATCACTTGAACAGCTTGAAAGAAGAATATATGGAACAAGGTATGAATGAAAAAGAAGCGATTTATAAAGCGATTCAAAGTTTTGGAGAATCAAAAGTTATTGGCGTAGAGATTAATAAATCGGTATACGAAGTTCCTAGGCCATTAAAGGTATTATCAAAAATTTTATGTATTCCTTATATAATCATTTGTTTTATTGTCTTTTTAGGAACGTTTATTTCAACTTCTACATTTGACTCTGTTCGCAGTTTGACAGGTGGTGGGACTGTCTATCATCCCATTGAATTTTGGCAGCAATTTTTACATATATCTGATTTAGAAACGTTATTACAACTTTTTGGAATAACACTTTGGCAAGTTAAAGATTTTATTGCACATCCAGGTCCTTGGGGAAACTCAACTTATTGGTTAAGCGTTTTACAACATATAATATTAGTAGTTCCATTCGGATTTTTCGTTCCAGTGCTCATTAATAAAGTGACTAACTATAAGAAAGCTCGTAAGTGGTATGTTATGACCTTTCTTGTTTGGGAGATATTACATTTACTAACTTTGTCTGATGTTTTTGATGTGTGGCAGATTGCTATAAATATGCTCGGTGCGTCGGTAGGATATCTTTTATTTATAAGCATAATGCAACTGGATAATAAATTTAGGGTTATGCGAAAGAAGATATTTGAAAATTAG
- the helD gene encoding RNA polymerase recycling motor HelD, whose amino-acid sequence MNKKLDLEQKRLDTVIETITEQIDKLENETGRRRAEVINIRKHFWDDVKVNTDTFDDYLETVINLRQQAQSLAVTQITHKHTFNRLAALRRMHKAPYFGRIDFKEEGEPSAEQIYIGVATLTDASGENFLIYDWRAPISSVYYDYPPGPAEYSTPEGVIHGNVEKKLQYIIQNGEIDSMFDTSLTIGDEILQQALGKGTNKHMQSIVATIQREQNEIIRHDEGRLLIVQGAAGSGKTSAALQRIAYLLYKYREWLKADQIILFSPNSMFNSYVSNVLPELGEENMQQVTFQEYLNHRLSKSFDVEDPYEQLEYMLTETNSPTYKTRNASIRFKASTQFFEMIRAYRQSLESSGMLFRGMKFRGKLIASAKEITEQFYNTDSSLRFHSRIEKLTDWLNKQIDALEKAELKKPWVEEEIELLSKDEYQKAYKYLQKKGEFDDNSFQDFEKETRVLGRMIVRKKMKPLRKGVQTLRFINFTGIYKQLFTDASWVPGEKPKEWDDICSLTVNMLDEGKLYYEDATPFLLLKELIEGFQTNRSIKHVLVDEAQDYSPFQFEFLKRLFPAARMTVLGDFNQAIFAHASETVNFDTLTNLYGPDETNGINLTRSYRSTKPIIEFTRALVPEGKNIHAFERDGAKPTVTKVANHNELHEHITAKVAALQTEQHNTIAIICKSAAESAAAYEELSSIEDIKLVKSTSAEYEQGIVVIPAYLAKGIEFDAVIIYDASKDVYSNESVRRLFYTACTRAMHELHLYCVGEVSPFVLGADSDSFELITTP is encoded by the coding sequence ATGAACAAAAAACTTGATTTAGAGCAAAAAAGATTGGATACCGTAATCGAGACAATTACGGAGCAAATTGATAAACTGGAAAACGAAACTGGCAGACGCCGGGCAGAAGTAATCAATATTCGTAAACACTTTTGGGATGATGTGAAAGTGAACACGGATACTTTTGATGATTATCTTGAAACAGTTATCAACTTAAGACAACAAGCTCAGTCACTAGCTGTCACACAAATTACCCATAAGCACACCTTTAATCGACTTGCCGCATTAAGACGCATGCATAAAGCACCTTATTTCGGACGAATTGATTTCAAAGAAGAAGGCGAACCTAGCGCAGAGCAAATTTATATTGGCGTTGCTACACTTACTGATGCTAGCGGAGAAAACTTTCTTATATATGACTGGCGCGCACCCATTTCGAGTGTATACTACGATTATCCACCAGGACCGGCTGAATACAGTACACCAGAAGGCGTAATTCACGGCAATGTGGAGAAAAAATTACAATACATTATTCAAAATGGCGAGATTGATTCTATGTTCGATACGAGCCTTACAATTGGCGATGAAATCTTGCAACAAGCGCTCGGAAAAGGTACGAACAAACATATGCAAAGTATCGTCGCTACAATTCAGCGTGAACAAAATGAAATTATTCGTCACGATGAAGGCCGACTCCTTATCGTGCAAGGAGCTGCTGGTAGTGGTAAAACGTCAGCTGCCCTGCAGCGAATCGCCTACTTACTATATAAATATCGCGAATGGCTAAAAGCGGATCAAATTATTCTCTTCTCCCCTAACTCTATGTTCAATAGCTACGTTTCTAACGTACTACCTGAACTCGGTGAAGAAAATATGCAGCAAGTGACATTCCAAGAATATTTAAATCATAGACTGAGTAAGTCATTTGACGTTGAAGACCCTTATGAGCAATTAGAATATATGCTAACTGAAACAAATAGCCCTACCTATAAAACGAGAAATGCGAGCATCCGATTTAAAGCATCCACTCAATTTTTCGAGATGATTAGAGCGTACAGACAATCTCTTGAATCTTCAGGTATGCTATTTAGAGGAATGAAATTTAGAGGAAAACTGATTGCCTCAGCTAAAGAAATTACAGAGCAATTTTATAATACTGACTCCTCCCTCCGCTTCCATAGTCGAATTGAGAAGTTAACGGATTGGCTAAATAAGCAAATAGATGCACTTGAAAAAGCAGAACTGAAAAAACCTTGGGTAGAAGAGGAAATTGAATTACTTAGTAAAGATGAATACCAAAAGGCTTATAAATATTTACAGAAAAAAGGCGAGTTTGACGACAACTCCTTTCAAGACTTTGAGAAAGAAACAAGAGTACTTGGGCGTATGATTGTCCGTAAAAAAATGAAGCCGCTTCGTAAAGGCGTTCAAACATTGCGTTTCATCAATTTCACAGGCATATATAAACAGCTCTTCACAGATGCATCATGGGTTCCTGGGGAAAAACCGAAAGAGTGGGATGACATTTGCTCATTAACAGTAAACATGCTTGATGAAGGAAAGCTATATTACGAGGATGCGACTCCATTTTTACTTTTAAAAGAATTAATTGAAGGCTTCCAAACGAACAGATCGATTAAACACGTACTCGTAGATGAAGCGCAAGATTACTCTCCGTTCCAGTTCGAGTTTTTAAAACGTCTCTTCCCTGCTGCAAGAATGACGGTACTCGGAGACTTTAACCAAGCGATATTTGCCCATGCGAGTGAAACGGTGAATTTCGATACACTTACGAATTTATACGGGCCAGACGAAACAAACGGCATTAACTTAACTCGTAGCTATCGCTCAACAAAACCGATTATTGAATTTACACGTGCTCTCGTACCGGAAGGGAAGAACATTCACGCCTTTGAACGTGACGGCGCGAAACCTACAGTGACGAAAGTAGCTAATCACAACGAACTACACGAACATATTACTGCTAAAGTTGCTGCACTACAAACAGAGCAGCACAATACGATCGCAATCATCTGTAAATCCGCAGCTGAAAGCGCCGCTGCCTATGAGGAACTTAGTAGCATTGAAGATATTAAACTTGTGAAGAGCACCTCTGCTGAATACGAACAAGGCATTGTCGTGATCCCTGCTTACTTAGCGAAAGGTATCGAATTTGATGCCGTTATTATTTACGATGCTTCTAAAGATGTGTACAGCAATGAGAGCGTTCGTAGATTGTTCTACACTGCTTGTACGCGAGCGATGCATGAATTGCACCTTTATTGTGTTGGCGAGGTTAGTCCTTTTGTACTTGGGGCTGATTCGGATAGTTTTGAGCTTATTACAACACCTTGA
- the prsA gene encoding peptidylprolyl isomerase PrsA, translating into MKKAMLALAATSVIALSACGTSSSDKIVTSKAGDITKEEFYDQMKTQAGKQVLNNMVMEKVLIKNYKVEDKDVDKKFDEMKKQYGDQFDTLLKQQGIKEETIKTGVRAQLAQEKAIEKTITDKELKENYKPEIKASHILVKDEATAKKVKEELGQGKSFEELAKQYSEDTGSKEKGGDLGYFTAGKMVKEFEDAAYKLKKDEVSEPVKSQFGYHIIKVTDIKEQKPFDEVKGDIKKDLVQKKAQDAAFMNDLMMKEIKKADVKVDDKDLKDLFEEKKADDKKEEKK; encoded by the coding sequence ATGAAGAAAGCTATGCTTGCCTTAGCCGCAACAAGTGTAATCGCATTATCAGCATGTGGAACATCATCATCAGACAAAATTGTTACATCTAAAGCTGGTGACATTACAAAAGAAGAATTCTACGATCAAATGAAGACACAAGCTGGTAAACAAGTACTAAACAACATGGTTATGGAAAAAGTACTTATTAAAAACTACAAAGTTGAAGACAAAGATGTAGACAAAAAGTTCGATGAAATGAAAAAACAATACGGTGATCAATTCGATACACTATTAAAACAACAAGGTATTAAAGAAGAAACTATAAAAACTGGTGTGCGTGCTCAATTAGCTCAAGAAAAAGCTATCGAGAAAACAATCACTGATAAAGAACTAAAAGAAAACTACAAGCCTGAAATTAAAGCAAGCCACATTCTTGTAAAAGATGAAGCTACTGCGAAAAAGGTAAAAGAAGAACTTGGACAAGGTAAATCTTTCGAAGAGTTAGCGAAACAATACTCTGAAGATACTGGTTCAAAAGAAAAAGGCGGAGACCTTGGCTACTTTACTGCTGGTAAAATGGTTAAAGAATTCGAAGATGCTGCTTACAAGCTGAAAAAAGATGAAGTAAGCGAACCTGTGAAATCACAATTCGGTTACCACATCATTAAAGTAACAGACATTAAAGAACAAAAACCATTTGATGAAGTAAAAGGCGACATCAAAAAAGATCTAGTTCAGAAAAAAGCACAAGATGCTGCATTCATGAATGATCTTATGATGAAAGAAATCAAAAAAGCTGACGTAAAAGTTGACGATAAAGATTTAAAAGATCTTTTCGAAGAGAAAAAAGCTGACGATAAAAAAGAAGAAAAGAAATAA
- a CDS encoding YhaI family protein: MDVVRRLEQAEYYVDLLFKMIDEEKCPFYSLIIKKKARKKDIERILNLCEKLNDQYVVEKAEGLLLFDALLDQFEKALPHQLEVHETAEALAKQGLFKPLMNEFLSMIAKK, encoded by the coding sequence ATGGACGTTGTTAGAAGATTAGAACAAGCTGAATACTATGTAGACCTACTATTTAAAATGATTGATGAAGAGAAGTGTCCATTTTATTCTTTAATCATAAAGAAAAAAGCTCGTAAAAAAGATATTGAACGTATACTAAATCTTTGTGAAAAACTGAACGATCAATATGTAGTGGAGAAAGCAGAAGGGCTTCTTTTGTTCGATGCGCTGTTAGATCAATTTGAAAAAGCGCTTCCACATCAGCTCGAAGTACACGAAACTGCGGAAGCGCTAGCAAAACAAGGTTTATTTAAGCCGCTTATGAATGAATTCTTAAGCATGATTGCGAAAAAATAA